In Candidatus Devosia phytovorans, the DNA window CGCTCTGCGCCGTGCCGTCAGCAGACACTCTGGCCGTTGCCCAACAGCAATTTGGCTTCGCAGCAGAGGCCTATGGTCGGGTGGAATTCCTGCGCATCGGGCCGCTAATGGAAGAGAACCGGGTGGACCGGTTGCTGTTCTTTCCCGATCGCAAGGGGATCGGGTTGCGACAGGTGCAGGCGATCCTGGCGGAAGAGGACGATACGGCCACATCAGTGACGACGCTGCGCGAGAAAAGCGTGGCGGTGCAGGGCTTTGGGGCGCTGGAATTCGTGCTGTTCGGCACGGATTTCGAGCTGTTGCAGGGTGAGGGCGGTGAATTCCGCTGCCGGTTCGGCGAAGCGATCGCGCAGAATATCAGTCGCATGGCGGACGAGTTGGCGATGGGCTGGTATCGCTATGACGGCGTCGCTGCGCATCTGATGCGGCCGAACCGGGACTATGTCGACTATCGGACGGAAACCGAGTCGCTCGAAGCGCTGGTGGGGCTGATATCGCATGGGCTGGAAGCGGTGCGGGACACGCGGATCAATCCCTTCATCGCGCAGGGCGATGCGGCGGCCAAGCCAAAGCAGGCGCTGTTCTGGCGCTCAAAACTGACCTTATCGATGATAAAGGCCAATGTGGAGGGCATGGAGCAGCTGGTGGCCGTGTCGGGCATGGCACGGGCCGTCGGCGCGGATCAGGCGGGACTGGATAATTCCATCGCCTTCGAATTTTCCAATGCGCACAGGGCGATAGATCTGGTGACGCTGCCGGTGGACCAGGCGGTGGTCGATGCCAAGCAAGCGGCGGCGCTCAGTTATCTGGTGATCGTGACGCAGTCGCTGCAGGCGCAGGTGGGCGAGCAATTGTCGGCGGCGCTGGGGCTTTCGGTGGGTTTTTCGTCGCTGGATGGGGATTGAGCCATGTGGCAGCGGCGGGCGTTTTTGAAGTCAGCAGGCCTGGGTTTTGCTGCAAGCCTGCTGCCGCGACAGCTTGCGGCGCTGGAGCGGAGCGAGCTGGTGTTTGCCAGTTCGATCCAGACGTCGAGCGGTGGTTATGGCGCGGTGCTGCTGAGCGAGCGCGGCGATGTGATCTCGTCGATCGACCTGCCTGATCGCGGACACGATATCACCATCAGTCCCGAGGCGGGGCGCGGGGTGGTGTTTGCGCGCCAGCCGGGAACGTTTGCGCTGGTGTTCGATCCAAGCGGGCGCGAGGCGCCGGTGACGCTGACGTCCATCGAGGGGCGGCACTATTACGGGCATGGCGTGTTTTCGCCGGATGGGCGGCTGCTCTATGCCACGGAAAGCGATTTCGAGGCGGCGCAGGGCGTGATCGGCATTTATGACGCGACGGACGGCTATCGGCGGATCGGCGAGTTTCCGACCTATGGTACGGGGCCGCATGAAATGCTGCTGATGCCCGATGGCGTGACCTTCGTTGTCGCCAATGGCGGGATCGAGACGCATCCCGACTATGGGCGGGCCGAGCTCAACCTCGATACGATGGATCCGTCGGTGGTGTTCGTCGATCGGCGGGATGGCAGGCTGGTCGGGCAATTGCGGCTCGATGCGGGGCTGCATCAGCTGTCGATCCGGCATATGGCGGTGGATGTGCGGGGGCGGGTTTGGTTTGGTTGCCAGTATCGCGGCCAGCCGAGCGACAGCCCGCAACTGGTGGGCTATGCCACGATGGATGGCGTGATCGAGCTGGTGGAACTGCCGCCAGGCACGCTGGCGGATCTGCGCAATTATGTTGGGTCGGTGGCCGTGTCAGGCGATGGTGGGACGGTTGCCGTTTCGTCGCCCGAGGGCAATCTGCTGGTGGCAATCGATGTCGAGGGGAAGCGGCCAGTGCTGGTGGAAACGCTGCGCAATGGCTGTGGGCTTGCGGCTGATGAGGGCGGGTTTGTGGCGACCAGCGGCATGGGCGAGATGATCGGCATAGCCGGGGCCGAGCGCGATGTGCAGCAGTTCGATTTCCTGTTCGACAACCACATGTTACGGGTTGGCTAGGGCGTCGTTATCGCTTTGTTAACCATGCGGGCACTTCATGGATCGGGAGGGTGGGTCCCTGATTTGGAGTGACGGGCATGGCGCAGAATGGCGCGCATATCATTGCGGTGGGTAACGAAAAGGGCGGTTCGGGCAAGTCGACCACGGCGCTGCACCTGGCGGTCTATCTGCTGCACCAGGGCCATCGCGTCGCCACCATGGATGTCGACAGCCGCCAGCAGACGCTGACGCGCTATGTGCGCAATCGCCGGACCACGGTGGAGGCGACGGGCCGCGACGTGCCGATGCCAAAGCATGTGCACCTGCCGACGGCCTGGGGCGATTCCATCCGCGAGAACCAGAAGATCGAGCTGGACCTGTTCACGCGCGCCATGGACGGGCTGCGCGGCGAGGTCGACTTCATCGTCATCGACACGCCCGGCTTCGACGGCAATCTGCAGCGGCTGGCGCATGGTTTTGCCGACACGCTGGTGACGCCGATCAATGATTCCATGATCGACCTCGACGTGCTGGCCAAGATCGATCCGGCGACGGGCGAGCCGATCGAGACCAGCCCCTATACGCGCAATGTGCAGAAGGCGCGGGCCGAGCGGCTGGCGCAGACCGGCAAGGGCGTCGACTGGGTGCTGATGCGCAACCGCATTTCGAACCTGGGATCGCGCAATGCCAGCCAGGTGCAGGAGACGATCGAAAAGCTGGCGCAACGCATTGGTTGCCGCGTGGCGGACGGGATTGCCGAGCGCGTCATCTTTCGCTCATTGTTCCCCATTGGCATGACCGTATTCGATCCGCTGGAGGCCGATGTGCTGGGCAGCGCGCCGAGCATGTCGCATGTCAATGCGCGGGCGGAATATCGCGGGCTGGTGGCGGCGCTGAACTTGCCGTTGCCGGGCGAGCCGATGAAGTTGTCGGCCTAGCTGCGCAGCAGGTTGCGGTAGAGCATGGCCAGTGACTGACCAGCATTTCTGGCTGCTGCCGTGACGGTTTCCAGCAGGGTCGGCGGATCCCGATAGTTGCGCATCATGGCTTCGGCGATGCGATAGCCCTCTCGGACAATGCGGCGTTCATCGAGCGGCAGGCCGATGGATGGTACGCGCATTTTGGGCTCCTCGCTCATGGTTTACGAAACCTTAACACGAGGCGCGCGGACGGGAAGGCCCGTCTGCGGCTATGGTTTACGGCGGCCCGGCCGGTGGGTGGCTATTGGAAAGCCAAGGGTGCGGCGGCCTTGAAGGCGGTCTGAGCGAGGCTATCGACCTGCTCCTGATCGGCGCCATAGACGCGGACGATCAGCTGGTGGCCGTCGTCCCAGAGCTGGTAGGTTGCTGAAAAGTCGCCGGTTGCGCCCTTTGCGCTGGTCTTGAAACCTTTGGCACTGGCGAAATCCAAAGTCTCGGTGCCGTAATATTCGGCGACATTGCCGAGCTGGGCCGCATTGGCCTGGCCGATCTCGGTCCAGGTCTCGGCAGTAGTTTCGCCCGAATGGACGCGGCCACCGGTGCCGTCATCAGGGCGGGCCTGGACCTGCAGCATCAGGGTTTCGTCGCAGCCGGAACACATGCCGATGTAGTCGCCGTCATTGACGCCGGCCAGCCAGTCTGGTGCGGCGACGCCTTCGATGGTCAGGTCTGACCAGTCGGGGTCAAGGAATTCGGCAAAGGCGGGCAGGGGCGCGAAGAGGGCAAGGACGGCAAAGGCTCCGGCAAGGCGGGCAAACGGCTTCGGCATGGAATACTCCCGGTCAGCAATGGCGGGATAATAGGCCATGGATTTTGACTGCAAGATGATGGCGGAACTGAAAAATCAGCTGGCGGGCGCGGGGCCGGTGCTTTCGCGCAGCACCAGTTCCACGGGCCAGAGTTCGTGCACGTCCTCGATGGGCTTGCCGGCCATGATCTGGAGGATCAATTCGGCAACGCGGGTGCCGGCCTGTCGGATGGAGGAGCGGGTCGTCGACATGGTGGGGTACATGTTGTCGGCGTTGAGATAGGAGAAGACATCGTCATGGGCGATCATGGAAATGTCCTTGCCCAGGACCAGCCCGGCCTGGCGAATGGCGCGGAAGACGCCCAACGCTGTCATCATCGAGCCGGCCAGAAAGGCGGTGGGGCGGGGGCGCAGTTCGAGCATGGCCTGCGCCATGCGGAAGGCGATTTCGTCGGTGAAGATGGAATTGCTCATCAACGCCGGATCGAAGGGAATGCCCCGGGCCGAGAGGGCGGCCAGGTAGCCGATCTCGCGATGTTCGGCAAAGGTGCGGCCCTTGACGCCATTGAGCAGAGCGATGCGACGATGGCCGAGGTCGAGCAGGTGGGTAGTGGCGCGTTCGACCGCGCCGGTATTGTCGATGTCGAGCCAGGCGATGGGGCGACTGATGTTGGTGCGGCCATGCAGGATGAAGGGCAGGCCGAGGTCGAGCAGCAGTTCGGCCCGCTCATCGTTGAGTGTGGGTGAACTGATGACGAAGGCGTCGACCTTCTGGCTGGCCGCCGCGCGGCGATAGACGGCCAGCTCCTCCTGGTAACTCGAAACGGTGGTGAAGAGGATATCGAGTTCTTCGAGGGCGAGGCGGGCGCTCATACCGCCGAGGAATTCGGTGGTGTGAGGGCCGAACTCATTGGCGCCATGCAGCACCATGCCGATGGCGCCGGAACGGCCGGTGGCAAGGCGCAGGGCGCTGGCGTTGGGGCGATAGCCGAGGCGGGCCGCGGTTTCGGCGACGCGCAGGCGCGTGGCCTCGTTGACTTCGGGATAGCCATTGAGTGCCCGGCTCACGGTGGTTTGTGACAGGCCAAGGTGCTCGGCCAGATCCTTCAGTCTCATTGCTGCCAACTGGCCCCGAGGTTCTGGCTTGACCGGTGTTTGTTGGCGGACGCACATTGGGGTGCATCCAGGCCCGGTTTGGCCAGCCTTTAGGGCATGCAGGCCGCCTTGAACAGCGGTTCCTGCGTCCTCCTCCTGCGGTTATTCAAAGCGATTTCAAATTTTGGCGCAAGACCTGAATTTTCAGGCGGCATTCTGACGTGCGTACATCACGCCAAAATGCCCGGTCCGCCGAAGGTTCCATCACGATGGAACCATAAGTGATTGGTGGAGTTACGGTATTTGTCGGGCAACTTCGCAATTCCTAACAGGACGTTCACGAGTGGCTTGACAGAAAACTGTCGCTCTGTTTCTTTTTCACTCAAAGCGCTTTGAAAACGTGGGCGGGACAGCCGCTGCGGTCAGTGCTTTAGGGAGGAGATTGGGGTTGGTCGCGCTTATGGCGCATGGCTGCCCGATCATGCCTCCCTTGCTTTGGTTCACTCGGGAGGTTTTTCATGAAGATCAACAAGTTGCTCGTCGGTTTGATGGCGAGCGTCACGCTGGTTGCCGGCACGGCACACGCCGTCGAGCTGTCGATCGTGTCGGGCGATACGGGTACGGGCCTGCAGTTCCTGCAGTCCGAACTCGACATTTTCGCCGAAGAAACCGGCAATACGGTCACCATCGTGCCGATGCCGTCGTCGACCAGCGACCAGTTCGGCCAGTATCGCCTGTGGCTGGCGGCCGGCAATGCCGACATCGACGTCTACCAGACCGACGTGATCTGGGCGCCCCAGCTCGCCGACCAGTTCGTCGACCTGACCGCAGCCTTTGCCGATGTCGCCGACCAGCATTTCCCCTCGGTGATTGAATCGCAGACCGTCAACGGCAAGCTCGTTGCCGTGCCGGCCTTCACTGACGCCCCGGCGCTCTACTATCGCAAGGACCTGCTGGAGAAGTACGGCAAGGAAGTCCCCACCACCTGGGCCGAGCTCAAGGCAACTGCCCAGGAAATCATGGATGCCGAACGCGCCGAAGGTCAGACAGACCTGTGGGGCTATGTGTTCCAGGGCAATGCCTATGAAGGCCTGACCTGTAATGCGCTGGAATGGGTCAATTCCTATGGCGGCGGCCAGATCATCGAAGCCGATGGCACGATCTCGATCAACAACGAGCAGGCCGTCGCCGCGCTTGAAGAAGCTGCAAGCTGGATCGGTACAATCTCTCCGGAAGGCAACCTGGCCTATATGGAAGAAGAAAGCCGTGGCGTATGGCAGCTCGGCAATGCCGTGTTTATGCGCAACTGGCCCTATGCCTATGCGCTGAGCAACAACGACGACTCCGCCGTCAAGGGCAAGTTCGACGTGGCTCCGCTCCCCGCCGGTGAAGGCGAAGGCGCCAAGTCTTCGGCAACGCTGGGCGGCTGGAACTTTGCCGTGTCGAAGTATTCGGCGAACCAAGAAGCGGCGATCGACCTTGCCCTGTTCCTGAGCTCGGCAGACAGCCAGAAGCGTCGCGCCATTGCCCAGGCCAACCTGCCGACCGTGCAGGCGCTGTACTCGGATGAGGAAGTGCTCGCCGCTTCGCCCTTCATGGCCAACTGGGAAGAAATCTTCCAGAACGCCGTGCCGCGTCCGTCGGCACCGGCCCAGGCCAATTACAACGAGGCTTCCTCGCTGTTCTGGAGCGCTGTCCACAACACGCTGTCGGGCAATGGCTCGGCTGCCGAAAACCTTGAAGTGCTCGAGATCGATCTCGACGACTTGCTGAACTAAGCCGGTCCAGTGAACCGGATGCGGGCGCAAGAGCGTCCGCATCCCCATAATCATAACAATATCAGGGGGAAGGCATGACGACCGAAGCGCTCAGTTCGCCGGCAATTCCGCAAAAACGGGCACGGTCCGAACTGTTGCAGCAGCGCGTTCGCGCAGCACGCTGGTTCCTGTTGCCAATGATGATCGCGCTGGGCGTGGTCGCCGGCTGGCCGCTGGCCCGTTCGATCTACTTCTCCTTCACCGATGCGACGCTGAACGACCTCTACGGGGCCGAGTGGATCGGTTTTGGCAATTACCTGCAGATCCGCGTGCTCGATAGTGGTCGCACCATCTATCGTGGCGTGCTGGCCGATCCGGCATGGTGGAATGCCGTGATGAACACGGTGCGCTTTGCCTTCTGGTCGGTGCTCTGGGAAACCGTGCTCGGCATGATCGTGGCGCTGGTGCTCAATGCCGAATTCAAGGGCCGTGGCATCGTCCGCGCCGCCATTCTCATTCCCTGGGCCATTCCAACCATCGTGTCGGCCCGCATGTGGAGCTGGATGCTGAACGACCAGTTCGGCATTCTCAATGATCTGGGCATCCGCCTTGGCCTGCTCGACCGTGCCGTCGCCTGGACGGCATCGCCTGACACGGCCATGGCCGCAGTGCTGGTGGTGGATATCTGGAAGACAACGCCCTTCATGGCGCTGCTGATCCTGGCTGGCCTGCAGATGATCCCCAAGGACATCTACGAGGCTGCCGAAATCGACGGCGTGCATCCGATCAAGCAGTTCTTCAAGATCACGCTGCCGCTGGTTCGGCCCGCCCTGATGGTCGCCATCATCTTCCGCGTGCTCGATGCGCTGCGCATCTTCGACCTGATCTATGTGCTGACGCCCAATAGCGCGGCGACCAAGACCATGTCGGTGCTCAGTCAGGAGAACTTGTTCCAGTTCAACAATTTCGCCGAAGGCTCGGCGCAATCGACCCTGCTGTTCCTGCTGATTGCCCTGTTCACCATCGTCTATATCTGGCTGGGCAAGGTCAATTTTGATGGGGGAGACCGCTGATGACCGCGAGTTTCGATCTCTGGAAGATCACCAAGACGGTGCTGTTCTACGCACTGGTGGTCTTCATCGTCGTGGTGAGCGTGTTTCCGTTCTACTACGCGATCCTCACCAGCCTCAAATCGGGCACGGACCTGTTCCGCATCACCTATTGGCCGACTTCGTTCAGCCTGGCCAATTACCAGTCGGTGTTCAGCCAGGGTTCGTTCCCGCGCAACCTGCTGAACTCGGTCTTCGTGGCCACGGTGACGGTGCTGCTGGCGCTGTTCCTGGCGGTGACGGCATCGTTCGCGCTGAGCCGCGTGCGCTTCCGTGGTCGCAGCCTGCTGCTGATGACGATCCTGGCCGTCTCCATGTTCCCGCAGATCGCGGTGCTGGCGGGCCTCTTCGAAGTGATCCGGTTCCTGGGCATCTACAATACGCCCTGGGCGCTGATCTTCTCCTATACGATCTTTACGCTGCCCTTCACCGTCTGGGTGCTGACCACCTTCATGCGTGACCTGCCGGTGGAGATCGAGGAAGCGGCGATTGTCGACGGCGCGACGCCCTGGGTGATCATCACCCGCGTGTTCATGCCGCTGATGTGGCCGGCGCTGGTGACGACGGGCCTGCTGGCCTTCATCTCGGCCTGGAACGAGTTCCTGTTCGCGCTGACCTTTACCGTATCCAACCAGACGCGCACCGTGCCAGTGGCCATCGCGCTGCTGTCGGGCGGGTCGCAGTATGAAATTCCGTGGGGCATCATCATGGCTGCATCGGTGGTCGTCACCGTGCCGCTGGTGGTCCTGGTTCTGATTTTCCAACGCAAGATCGTCAGTGGTCTCACCGCCGGCGGCGTGAAGGGTTAAGGAGAAAAACAATGGCAAGCATCGAGCTTCGCGATATTCGCAAATCCTTCGGCGCCGTCGAAGTCATCAAGGGCGTGGACCTCGAAGTCCGCAAGGGCGAGTTCATGGTCTTCGTCGGCCCGTCAGGCTGTGGCAAGTCCACGCTGCTGCGGCTGATCTCGGGGCTGGAGGACATCACCTCGGGCGAGATGCTGTTCGACGGCAAGGTGGTCAATTCGCTGGCGCCGTCCAAGCGCGGCATCGCCATGGTGTTCCAGTCCTATGCGCTCTACCCGCATATGACGGTTTACGAGAACATGGCCTTCGGGCTGACGCTGGAAAAGGGCAAGAGCAAGGACGAGATCCGCCAGCGCGTCGAGCGGGCTGCCGACATGCTGCAGATCCGGCAGTATCTCGATCGCCTGCCCAAGCAGTTGTCGGGTGGCCAGCGCCAGCGCGTGGCCATCGGTCGTGCCATCACCCGCGATCCGAAAGTGTTTTTGTTCGACGAGCCGCTGTCGAACCTTGACGCAGCGCTGCGCGTGGCGACCCGTATCGAGATCGCCAAGCTGCATGAGGAAATGCACCAGGTCACCATGATCTATGTGACCCATGACCAGGTGGAGGCCATGACGCTGGCCGACCGCATCTGCGTGCTGCGCGACGGGCTGGTGGAGCAGGTGGGTACGCCCATGGAGCTCTATGAGAACCCCAATTCGGTGTTCGTTGCCGGCTTCATCGGTTCGCCGAAGATGAACTTCATCGCCGACGAGCGCGCGCAGAAGTATGGCGCGCATACGCTGGGTATCCGCGGCGAGCATATCGAGATCAAGCCCGAAGGGCAGGGTCTGTGGAACGGCAAGGTCATCCACAAGGAAGAGCTTGGCGCAGACACTTATATCTACCTCGAAATGGGCACCGAGGAGCCGGTGGTGGTGCGGATCGATGGTCCGAACACCTACAAGACCGGCGATGTGGTCCATATCTCGCCGATGGAAGACAAGGTTCACCGCTTCAACGAAGCCGGCAAGCCGGTCGCAGCCTGACGCGATCACAAACAGGGTGGCGGCCACACGGTCGTCACCACTTTCAACATAGATAGTTCAGATGCCCGGCTCCTCCCTGCCGGGCTTTCGACCATAGGAGACTACAATGGCTATCCGGACCCTGGTGTGGGGCGAGAATGTCCACGAGCAGAAGAACAAGGTTGTTGCCGAGAATTATCCCGACGGCATGCACAACCAGATCGCCAAGCTGCTGGCTGAAGACAGCAATCTGTCGGTCAAGACGACGACGCTCCAGGAGCCGGAACACGGGCTGACCGATGCGGTGCTGGCCGAGACCGATGTGCTGCTGTGGTGGGGCCATGCGGCGCATGACAAGGTCGACGATGCCGTGGTCAAGAAGGTGATGGAACATGTCTGGCAGGGCATGGGCCTTCTGGTGCTGCATTCGGGCCATCACTCCAAGGTGTTCAAGGGGTTGATGGGTGCGCCGGCAAACCTGCACTGGCGCGAAGCCGGTGAGCGCGAGCGCCTCTGGGTCGTCAACCCGGGCCATCCGATCGCCAAGGGTCTCGGGCCCTATTTCGAGCTCGAATATGAAGAGATGTATGGCGAGCCCTTTTCGGTGCCGGAGCCGCTGGAAACAGTGTTCGTCTCCTGGTTCCAGGGTGGCGAAGTGTTCCGTTCGGGCCTGACCTATCGTCGCGGCGCGGGCAATATCTTCTACTTCCGCCCCGGCCACGAAACCTATCCGACCTATCACGACGCCAATGTGGGCCTGGTGCTGCGCAATGCCGTCAACTGGGCATACAATGGCGATCGCCATGCCCATCTGATGAAGGCGCCGAACACGCCGGTTGGCGAGGCCATCGAAAAGATCGAAGAGCGCGGCGCCAAGCTCAGCGCCTCCGATCACGCCGGCGAAGTGAAGAAGTGATTTGAACGATTGGCCGCTCTCGCAATGACGAGAGCGGCCGACTTCCAGACAACGGGCAGGGGCCCCAGGGAATAGAACACATGCGTATCCTCATTCTGGGTACCGGCGGCATGGCCAATACTCATGCCAAGAATTTTGCTGCCATCGACGGCGTGACGCTGGTGGGCGGCGTGGACGTCGATCCGGCGCGCGTCGATGCCTTTTGCACGGCGCATAATATGGAGCACCGCTTCGGCTCGCTCGATGCGGCGCTGGCCTGGGGCGAGTTCGACGCCATTGCCAATGTGACGCCGGATAGCGTGCACCACGCAACCACGATCGCCGCGCTCAAGGCCGGCAAGCATGTGTTCTGTGAAAAGCCGCTGGCGACCGACCATGCCAAGGCGATGGAAATGACCGAGACAGCGGAAGCGGCTGGCCTCGTCAACATGGTCAACCTCACCTATCGCAATGTCAGCCAGCTGCAGAAGATGCGCGAGCTGGTGCAGTCGGGCGCCGTGGGCAAGGTCAAGCATTTCGAGGCGAGCTATCTGCAGAGCTGGCTGGTGAGCAAGGCCTGGGGCGACTGGCGTACCGAAAGCCAGTGGCTGTGGCGCCTGTCCAAGAAGCACGGCTCCAATGGCGTGCTGGGCGATATCGGCGTGCATATCCTCGACTTTGCCGCCTATGGCGCGGGCAGCGATTTCTCGAAGGTGTTCTGCCGGCTCGAGACGTTCGAAAAGGCCGAGAACAACCAGATCGGCGAATATGACCTCGACGCCAATGACAGCTTCGCCATGACGGCGCAGCTGGAAAATGGCGCGCTGGGCGTGATCCATGCGACGCGCTGGGCGACCGGCCATTTCAACGAATTGCGCCTGCGCGTCTATGGCGAGTTGGGCTCGATCGAGGTGCAGCATCGCCATGACTGGAGCAAGCTGCTGACTTGCCTCGGCCCGGATGCCGAGACGGGCACATGGACGGAGGTCGAAGTCGAGACCGTGCCGACCAATTACATGCGCTTCGTCGATGCGGTGCGCTCGGGGAAGAATCTCGAACCCAGCTTCCGTCACGCCACCAATATCCAGAAGGTGCTGGACCTGGCGACGATGACGGACCGGGACCGGACGGAACATACGGTCTAGTCGGTTTCGGCAGGATATGAGGCCCACCGTACGGCATGTACGGTGGTCCTTTTTCCTGCGGAGTTATCGCTGAAGGACCGGCGCGGACGTCGGTCCTGAATTAACCAGAAGTCACGCGCTTCGTTGATTGTGAAGCAGCTCCGTAAGTATTGTTGTTCATGAAACAGCAATCGATATATTTTTATTCTGATTTTATCAAAGGCGGACTTTCCGCTGCGTTTATGTTGCTTGTAGTTGTCGGATTTTCTGGCGTTGCAGCGGCGGCGACACTGCCAAATGATTTGGCCATCTGTCAGAGCGCCCTGACTGACGAGCACCTGCCGCAGTCAACGCTTGCGCCAACGCGGATCAGCCTGATTCAAAAGCGGATGAGCGCGTGGAATGGCGGTGCTCTGTTGGTCGGCCAGCACGCGGCCATTGCCGCTACCGAGATCGAAGCGTCTGCGGTCTGCCCTGCCAAAGGCTAGCCAGCATGCTGGTGTGAGTTGAACGTGTCCGGGGGAAAGATGCGTAACCTGATCCTTGCCTTGAGCCTTCTGATGACAGCGCCGACGGTCAGTCTGGCGGCAGAGCGTTCTGCCGAGCAAGACTGCGCGGACCTTGCAGCCTATATCTGGGAGCCGGGGTTTCGCGAGACGGGTGTTGCCTGGGACAAGATTGACGTCGCAGCCGCGATGCCGGTCTGCGTCACCGCCCATGCGAACGCGCCTGAGCATGCGCCGACGCAGTATCGCCTAGGACGGATTTATCTGCAGCAAGATGATTTCGAGCGGGCGCTACCGCTGCTGCTGGAGTCTGCCGAAGCCGGTTATGCGCCGGCGCAGACCGCCTATGGTACGCTGTTCATGGATGGGAAACAGACCGCGGACTATCCGCTGGCCTTTCACTGGCTAAGCGCGGCGGCGGCGCAGAACAATCCGGTCGCCAAGGCCAATCTTGGCATCCTCTATTATCACGGGCAAGGGGTGGCTGCCGATACTGAGGTCTACATCAGGCTGCAGGTCGAGGCGGCGCAGGCTGGCGCCGATTTTGCCCAGTATCATGTGGGCGATCTGTTCGAGATTGGCTTCGGCGTTGAGCAAGACATGCTGCGAGCAGAGGCCTGGTATCGGCTGGCGGCAGCGCAAGGCCATATGCTGGCGCAGCGGCGACTTGGCAAGATGCTGGGGCGGCGCGATCGCGCCGTCGAGGAGCACACGGAGGCGATCGGTCTGTTAACGGCCGCGGCAGAACAGGGTGATGGCTCGGCGGCGACGCACTTGGGCTGGATGCTGGCGGAGGGTATCGGAACCGATAGTAATCTTGCCTTGGCGCGCGAGCGCTACGATCAGGGCCTTCGCCTCGGTGACTTCGGGGCAGCCCGGTTCCTTGGCCATCTCTATGAATACGGCAAGGGCGTTGAGGTAGATCACCGCATCGCCCTGGCCAACTACCTGCTGGCTGCCTGGGCCGGCGACATGGATGCGCAGTACAAGGTCGGCGTCTATATCAGTGCCGGCCGGGGCGGTATCCTGCGGGACCGTGCAGCGGGCCTGCAATGGTATCTGCGGGCAGCGCAACAGGGACATGTCGAAGCGCAGATGGGCGCGGCTCAGGCCTATACGATCCGCTTTCACGATCAGCCGGCGCCGCTCTATGATGCCGAGCAGGGCCACTACTGGTATGTGGTAGCGGCCGCCAATGGAAACCTCAAGGCGGCGTTGCAGGCTGCGCTCATCTATGCCGGCAAGCGGGATTTCGCCACGGCCAATGCCTATGTCGTCCATGTCATGGAGAGTGGCGACGCAGAGATGGTCGAAGAGGCCATGCACACGATCGATGCGATCAACATGGTAAGATACGGCACCAAGATGCCGGTTTAGCCTCGCCTGTCGAAATGCGCCCTAGCGGATCGTCGTGGGATCAGTGACGGCAATTGGAGGAGATTTTCATGACACCGACCATAACGGCCTTTGCGACCTCGCCCGACAGAGGCAAGGGGCTGGCGCGGGATATGCGGGTGCGCTGGGCGCTGGAGGAGGTGGGGCTGGACTATGAGGTGCAGCTGGTCAGCTTTGCCGAGATGAAGCAGCCAGCGCATGTGGCGCGGCATCCGTTTGGGCAGATCCCGACTTACGAGGAGGGTGAGCTGGTGCTGTTCGAGTCGGGTGGCATCGTGTTTTACCTTGCCGACAATCACCCGGGGCTTTTTCCAGCTGATGCCAATGCGCGGGCGCGGGTGGTGACCTGGATGTTTTCGGCGGTCAATACAATGGAGCCGCCAATCCTCGAGCGCGAGCAGGCGATGCTCGTCGAGCGGGACAAATCGTGGTTTGCCGAACGGAACGTTATGCTGGAAGAGCGCATCCGCAATCGGCTCAGGGCGCTGTCGGCGCGGTTGGGGGAGAGGGACTGGCTGGAGGGCGAGTTCAGCGCGGCCGATG includes these proteins:
- a CDS encoding tetratricopeptide repeat protein — protein: MRNLILALSLLMTAPTVSLAAERSAEQDCADLAAYIWEPGFRETGVAWDKIDVAAAMPVCVTAHANAPEHAPTQYRLGRIYLQQDDFERALPLLLESAEAGYAPAQTAYGTLFMDGKQTADYPLAFHWLSAAAAQNNPVAKANLGILYYHGQGVAADTEVYIRLQVEAAQAGADFAQYHVGDLFEIGFGVEQDMLRAEAWYRLAAAQGHMLAQRRLGKMLGRRDRAVEEHTEAIGLLTAAAEQGDGSAATHLGWMLAEGIGTDSNLALARERYDQGLRLGDFGAARFLGHLYEYGKGVEVDHRIALANYLLAAWAGDMDAQYKVGVYISAGRGGILRDRAAGLQWYLRAAQQGHVEAQMGAAQAYTIRFHDQPAPLYDAEQGHYWYVVAAANGNLKAALQAALIYAGKRDFATANAYVVHVMESGDAEMVEEAMHTIDAINMVRYGTKMPV
- a CDS encoding glutathione S-transferase family protein — its product is MTPTITAFATSPDRGKGLARDMRVRWALEEVGLDYEVQLVSFAEMKQPAHVARHPFGQIPTYEEGELVLFESGGIVFYLADNHPGLFPADANARARVVTWMFSAVNTMEPPILEREQAMLVERDKSWFAERNVMLEERIRNRLRALSARLGERDWLEGEFSAADVMMVLVLRRLGSSGILPEYPNLAAYVQRGEARPAYQRAFADQLAVFTAVSAG